One genomic segment of Ricinus communis isolate WT05 ecotype wild-type chromosome 5, ASM1957865v1, whole genome shotgun sequence includes these proteins:
- the LOC8276011 gene encoding inositol hexakisphosphate and diphosphoinositol-pentakisphosphate kinase VIP2 isoform X2: MEEEGGEMEKKIKIGVCVMEKKVLSAPMGQIMDRLQAFGEFEIIHFGDKVIAEDPIESWPICDCLIAFYSSGYPLEKAEAYAALRKPFLVNELEPQHLLHDRRKVYQRLEMYGIPVPRYALVNREFPYQELDYFSEEEDFVEVHGNRFWKPFVEKPIDGDNHSIMIYYPSSAGGGMKELFRKVGNRSSEFHPEVRRVRREGSYIYEEFMPTGGTDVKVYTVGPEYAHAEARKSPVVDGVVMRNPDGKEVRYPVLLTPNEKQMAREVCIAFRQAVCGFDLLRCEGRSYVCDVNGWSFVKNSYKYYDDAACVLRKMFLDAKAPHLSSTIPPTLPWKINEPVQPSEGLTRQGSGIIGTFGQSEELRCVITVMRHGDRTPKQKVKLKVTEEKLLNLMLKYNGGRPRSETKLKSAIQLQDLLDATRILVPRIRPGRESDSEAEDIEHAEKLRQVKAVLEEGGHFSGIYRKVQLKPLKWVKIPKSTGEAEEERPVEALMVLKYGGVLTHAGRKQAEELGRYFRNNMYPGEGTGLLRLHSTYRHDLKIYSSDEGRVQMSAAAFAKGLLDLEGQLTPILVSLVSKDSSMLDGLDNASSEMEEAKARLNEIITSSTKAANSNESPEFPWMTDGAGLPPNASELLPELVKLTKKVTEQVRLLAKDEDEELTETSSYNVIPPYDQAKALGKINIDVDRIAAGLPCGSEGFLLMYARWRKLERDLYNERKDRFDITQIPDVYDSCKYDLLHNAHLNLEGLDELFKVAQLLADGVIPNEYGINPKQKLKIGSKIARRLLGKILIDLRNTREEAISVAELKSNQDQHSTSTKNEKEDADYQSKLFIKNEDTRRTSTSEISTDHDDDDDKETKYRLDPKYANVKTPERHVRTRLYFTSESHIHSLVNVLRYCNLDESLQEEDSLVCHNALERLHKTKELDYMSYIVLRMFENTEVPLEDPKRYRIEMTYSRGADLSPLEDHGYQQDVKTEILQFVKWNDSRGDVYKLYSFFFFFFFFFQKNDSEANSLHQEHTLPIMGPERLQEVGSYLTLEKMETMIRPFAMPAEDFPPPSTPAGFSGYFSKSAAVLERLVNLWPFHKHDKHASANGK; this comes from the exons ATGGAAGAGGAAGGAGGAGAAATGGAGAAGAAGATAAAGATAGGAGTCTGCGTGATGGAAAAGAAG GTGCTATCAGCTCCAATGGGACAAATCATGGATAGATTACAAGCATTTGGTGAATTTGAG ATTATACATTTTGGGGATAAAGTCATTGCTGAAGATCCAATTGAGAG CTGGCCAATTTGTGATTGCCTGATTGCCTTCTACTCTTCTGGATATCCCCTTGAAAAGGCTGAGGCATATGCTGCTTTAAGGAA GCCTTTTCTAGTGAATGAATTAGAGCCACAACACCTTCTTCATGACCGAAGGAAAGTATACCAG CGTCTTGAAATGTATGGTATCCCTGTTCCACGATATGCGCTTGTGAACAGGGAATTTCCATATCAAGAGCTGGATTATTTTTCCGAGGAAGAAGATTTTGTTGAGGTTCATGGCAATCGCTTTTGGAAGCCATTTGTAGAGAAGCCTATTGATG GGGATAATCATAGTATCATGATTTATTATCCAAGCTCAGCTGGTGGGGGTATGAAGGAATTGTTTAGGAAG GTTGGTAACCGGTCAAGTGAGTTCCACCCAGAGGTTAGAAGAGTCCGACGGGAAGGctcttatatatatgaagAATTTATGCCAACAGGAGGAACAGATGTCAAG GTATATACTGTTGGCCCTGAATATGCGCATGCTGAGGCAAGGAAATCTCCTGTTGTTGATGGTGTTGTTATGAGAAACCCTGATGGAAAGGAA GTGAGGTATCCTGTTTTGCTGACACCTAATGAAAAGCAAATGGCAAGAGAGGTTTGCATTGCGTTTAGGCAAGCG GTTTGTGGGTTTGATCTCTTGCGATGTGAAGGGCGGTCATATGTTTGTGATGTGAATGGGTGGAGTTTTGTGAAAAATTCCTACAA ATATTATGATGATGCTGCTTGTGTATTGAGGAAGATGTTCTTAGATGCCAAAGCTCCTCACCTTTCATCAACAATTCCACCCACTTTACCATGGAAAATCAATGAACCAGTCCAGCCTTCAGAGGGGCTGACTCGTCAGGGAAGTGGGATTATTGGCACGTTTGGGCAGTCTGAGGAGCTACGCTGCGTGATTACTGTTATGCGACA TGGTGATAGAACTCCCAAACAGAAGGTGAAATTGAAGGTTACTGAGgaaaaactgctaaacttgaTGTTAAAATACAATGGGGGACGACCTAGATCTGAg ACAAAACTAAAAAGTGCTATTCAGTTGCAAGATCTATTAGATGCAACACGAATACTTGTACCTCGTATAAG ACCTGGTCGTGAAAGTGATAGTGAGGCAGAAGACATTGAGCATGCTGAAAAGCTTCGCCAAGTTAAAGCAGTGCTTGAGGAG GGTGGCCATTTTTCTGGCATCTATAGGAAAGTCCAACTAAAGCCACTAAAGTGGgtcaaaattccaaaaagtACCGGTGAAGCTGAGGAAGAACGGCCTGTTGAAGCTCTCATGGTTCTTAAATATGGGGGTGTTCTTACCCATGCTGGCAGAAAGCAg GCAGAAGAATTGGGTAGATACTTTCGGAATAACATGTATCCAG GTGAAGGTACAGGTCTGCTACGCCTGCATAGCACGTATCGTCATGATCTTAAAATTTACAGCTCTGATGAGGGCCGCGTGCAG ATGTCTGCAGCTGCATTTGCTAAAGGCCTCCTTGATCTGGAAGGACAGCTAACACCAATCCTG GTTTCACTTGTCAGCAAGGATTCGTCGATGTTGGATGGACTTGACAATGCCAGCAGTGAGATGGAAGAAGCTAAG GCTAGGTTGAATGAGATTATAACTTCCAGTACAAAGGCTGCTAATAGCAATGAATCCCCTGAATTTCCTTGGATGACCGATGGAGCTGGACTACCCCCAAATGCTTCTGAACTTCTTCCTGAACTG GTAAAATTGACCAAGAAGGTCACAGAACAAGTGAGACTGCTCGCCAaggatgaagatgaagaactTACAGAGACAAGCTCATATAATGTTATTCCCCCATACGATCAAGCAAAGGCCCTtggtaaaataaatatagatgtTGATCGTATTGCTGCAGGGTTGCCCTGTGGTAGTGAGGGATTCCTTTTGATGTATGCACGCTGGAGAAAACTGGAAAGAGACTTGTATAATGAACGCAAAGA CCGATTTGATATAACACAAATTCCTGATGTCTATGACTCTTGCAA ATACGATTTGTTGCACAATGCTCATCTTAATCTAGAAGGGCTGGATGAACTCTTCAAAGTTGCTCAG TTACTTGCAGATGGTGTCATCCCAAATGAGTACGGGATTAATCCAAAGCAGAAATTGAAGATTGGCTCCAAG ATTGCTCGCCGTTTGTTGGGTAAAATACTAATCGACTTGAGGAACACCCGGGAGGAAGCCATCAGTGTTGCAGAATTAAAAAGTAATCAAGACCAACATTCAACATCGACAAAGAATGAAAAGGAGGATGCAGATTATCAGTCGAAGCTTTTCATTAAGAATGAAGACACAAGAAGAACTAGCACAAGTGAAATTTCAACAGACCACGACGACGATGATGATAAAGAGACAAAATACCGTTTGGATCCAAA GTATGCAAATGTCAAGACACCCGAACGTCATGTCCGGACACGACTTTATTTTACTTCA GAATCTCATATCCATTCCCTTGTGAATGTCCTCCGTTATTGTAATTTGGATGAATCTCTTCAAGAAGAGGATAGTCTTGTTTGCCATAATGCTTTGGAGCGCCTGCACAAAACCAAGGAGCTTGATTACATGAGTTATATCGTACTGAGGATGTTTGAGAACACCGAG GTTCCATTGGAAGACCCAAAAAGGTATCGCATAGAGATGACATATAGCCGTGGTGCAGACTTGTCCCCCTTGGAG GATCATGGTTATCAGCAAGATGTCAAGACAGAAATACTTCAATTTGTGAAGTGGAATGATTCCAGGGGTGATGTTTACAAGCTctactcttttttctttttctttttcttttttttccagAAGAACGACAGTGAGGCCAACTCATTGCACCAGGAACATACACTGCCTATTATGGGTCCTGAAAGATTGCAAGAAGTAGGATCATATCTCACATTAGAGAAAATGGAGACGATGATTCGGCCGTTTGCCATGCCAGCAGAAGACTTTCCTCCACCTTCAACCCCTGCAGGATTCTCCGGCTACTTCTCAAAAAGTGCAGCAGTACTAGAGCGCTTGGTGAATCTTTGGCCTTTCCATAAGCATGATAAACATGCTAGTGCTAATGGAAAGTAG
- the LOC8276011 gene encoding inositol hexakisphosphate and diphosphoinositol-pentakisphosphate kinase VIP2 isoform X4 — MEEEGGEMEKKIKIGVCVMEKKVLSAPMGQIMDRLQAFGEFEIIHFGDKVIAEDPIESWPICDCLIAFYSSGYPLEKAEAYAALRKPFLVNELEPQHLLHDRRKVYQRLEMYGIPVPRYALVNREFPYQELDYFSEEEDFVEVHGNRFWKPFVEKPIDGDNHSIMIYYPSSAGGGMKELFRKVGNRSSEFHPEVRRVRREGSYIYEEFMPTGGTDVKVYTVGPEYAHAEARKSPVVDGVVMRNPDGKEVRYPVLLTPNEKQMAREVCIAFRQAVCGFDLLRCEGRSYVCDVNGWSFVKNSYKYYDDAACVLRKMFLDAKAPHLSSTIPPTLPWKINEPVQPSEGLTRQGSGIIGTFGQSEELRCVITVMRHGDRTPKQKVKLKVTEEKLLNLMLKYNGGRPRSETKLKSAIQLQDLLDATRILVPRIRPGRESDSEAEDIEHAEKLRQVKAVLEEGGHFSGIYRKVQLKPLKWVKIPKSTGEAEEERPVEALMVLKYGGVLTHAGRKQAEELGRYFRNNMYPGEGTGLLRLHSTYRHDLKIYSSDEGRVQMSAAAFAKGLLDLEGQLTPILVSLVSKDSSMLDGLDNASSEMEEAKARLNEIITSSTKAANSNESPEFPWMTDGAGLPPNASELLPELVKLTKKVTEQVRLLAKDEDEELTETSSYNVIPPYDQAKALGKINIDVDRIAAGLPCGSEGFLLMYARWRKLERDLYNERKDRFDITQIPDVYDSCKYDLLHNAHLNLEGLDELFKVAQLLADGVIPNEYGINPKQKLKIGSKIARRLLGKILIDLRNTREEAISVAELKSNQDQHSTSTKNEKEDADYQSKLFIKNEDTRRTSTSEISTDHDDDDDKETKYRLDPKYANVKTPERHVRTRLYFTSESHIHSLVNVLRYCNLDESLQEEDSLVCHNALERLHKTKELDYMSYIVLRMFENTEVPLEDPKRYRIEMTYSRGADLSPLEKNDSEANSLHQEHTLPIMGPERLQEVGSYLTLEKMETMIRPFAMPAEDFPPPSTPAGFSGYFSKSAAVLERLVNLWPFHKHDKHASANGK; from the exons ATGGAAGAGGAAGGAGGAGAAATGGAGAAGAAGATAAAGATAGGAGTCTGCGTGATGGAAAAGAAG GTGCTATCAGCTCCAATGGGACAAATCATGGATAGATTACAAGCATTTGGTGAATTTGAG ATTATACATTTTGGGGATAAAGTCATTGCTGAAGATCCAATTGAGAG CTGGCCAATTTGTGATTGCCTGATTGCCTTCTACTCTTCTGGATATCCCCTTGAAAAGGCTGAGGCATATGCTGCTTTAAGGAA GCCTTTTCTAGTGAATGAATTAGAGCCACAACACCTTCTTCATGACCGAAGGAAAGTATACCAG CGTCTTGAAATGTATGGTATCCCTGTTCCACGATATGCGCTTGTGAACAGGGAATTTCCATATCAAGAGCTGGATTATTTTTCCGAGGAAGAAGATTTTGTTGAGGTTCATGGCAATCGCTTTTGGAAGCCATTTGTAGAGAAGCCTATTGATG GGGATAATCATAGTATCATGATTTATTATCCAAGCTCAGCTGGTGGGGGTATGAAGGAATTGTTTAGGAAG GTTGGTAACCGGTCAAGTGAGTTCCACCCAGAGGTTAGAAGAGTCCGACGGGAAGGctcttatatatatgaagAATTTATGCCAACAGGAGGAACAGATGTCAAG GTATATACTGTTGGCCCTGAATATGCGCATGCTGAGGCAAGGAAATCTCCTGTTGTTGATGGTGTTGTTATGAGAAACCCTGATGGAAAGGAA GTGAGGTATCCTGTTTTGCTGACACCTAATGAAAAGCAAATGGCAAGAGAGGTTTGCATTGCGTTTAGGCAAGCG GTTTGTGGGTTTGATCTCTTGCGATGTGAAGGGCGGTCATATGTTTGTGATGTGAATGGGTGGAGTTTTGTGAAAAATTCCTACAA ATATTATGATGATGCTGCTTGTGTATTGAGGAAGATGTTCTTAGATGCCAAAGCTCCTCACCTTTCATCAACAATTCCACCCACTTTACCATGGAAAATCAATGAACCAGTCCAGCCTTCAGAGGGGCTGACTCGTCAGGGAAGTGGGATTATTGGCACGTTTGGGCAGTCTGAGGAGCTACGCTGCGTGATTACTGTTATGCGACA TGGTGATAGAACTCCCAAACAGAAGGTGAAATTGAAGGTTACTGAGgaaaaactgctaaacttgaTGTTAAAATACAATGGGGGACGACCTAGATCTGAg ACAAAACTAAAAAGTGCTATTCAGTTGCAAGATCTATTAGATGCAACACGAATACTTGTACCTCGTATAAG ACCTGGTCGTGAAAGTGATAGTGAGGCAGAAGACATTGAGCATGCTGAAAAGCTTCGCCAAGTTAAAGCAGTGCTTGAGGAG GGTGGCCATTTTTCTGGCATCTATAGGAAAGTCCAACTAAAGCCACTAAAGTGGgtcaaaattccaaaaagtACCGGTGAAGCTGAGGAAGAACGGCCTGTTGAAGCTCTCATGGTTCTTAAATATGGGGGTGTTCTTACCCATGCTGGCAGAAAGCAg GCAGAAGAATTGGGTAGATACTTTCGGAATAACATGTATCCAG GTGAAGGTACAGGTCTGCTACGCCTGCATAGCACGTATCGTCATGATCTTAAAATTTACAGCTCTGATGAGGGCCGCGTGCAG ATGTCTGCAGCTGCATTTGCTAAAGGCCTCCTTGATCTGGAAGGACAGCTAACACCAATCCTG GTTTCACTTGTCAGCAAGGATTCGTCGATGTTGGATGGACTTGACAATGCCAGCAGTGAGATGGAAGAAGCTAAG GCTAGGTTGAATGAGATTATAACTTCCAGTACAAAGGCTGCTAATAGCAATGAATCCCCTGAATTTCCTTGGATGACCGATGGAGCTGGACTACCCCCAAATGCTTCTGAACTTCTTCCTGAACTG GTAAAATTGACCAAGAAGGTCACAGAACAAGTGAGACTGCTCGCCAaggatgaagatgaagaactTACAGAGACAAGCTCATATAATGTTATTCCCCCATACGATCAAGCAAAGGCCCTtggtaaaataaatatagatgtTGATCGTATTGCTGCAGGGTTGCCCTGTGGTAGTGAGGGATTCCTTTTGATGTATGCACGCTGGAGAAAACTGGAAAGAGACTTGTATAATGAACGCAAAGA CCGATTTGATATAACACAAATTCCTGATGTCTATGACTCTTGCAA ATACGATTTGTTGCACAATGCTCATCTTAATCTAGAAGGGCTGGATGAACTCTTCAAAGTTGCTCAG TTACTTGCAGATGGTGTCATCCCAAATGAGTACGGGATTAATCCAAAGCAGAAATTGAAGATTGGCTCCAAG ATTGCTCGCCGTTTGTTGGGTAAAATACTAATCGACTTGAGGAACACCCGGGAGGAAGCCATCAGTGTTGCAGAATTAAAAAGTAATCAAGACCAACATTCAACATCGACAAAGAATGAAAAGGAGGATGCAGATTATCAGTCGAAGCTTTTCATTAAGAATGAAGACACAAGAAGAACTAGCACAAGTGAAATTTCAACAGACCACGACGACGATGATGATAAAGAGACAAAATACCGTTTGGATCCAAA GTATGCAAATGTCAAGACACCCGAACGTCATGTCCGGACACGACTTTATTTTACTTCA GAATCTCATATCCATTCCCTTGTGAATGTCCTCCGTTATTGTAATTTGGATGAATCTCTTCAAGAAGAGGATAGTCTTGTTTGCCATAATGCTTTGGAGCGCCTGCACAAAACCAAGGAGCTTGATTACATGAGTTATATCGTACTGAGGATGTTTGAGAACACCGAG GTTCCATTGGAAGACCCAAAAAGGTATCGCATAGAGATGACATATAGCCGTGGTGCAGACTTGTCCCCCTTGGAG AAGAACGACAGTGAGGCCAACTCATTGCACCAGGAACATACACTGCCTATTATGGGTCCTGAAAGATTGCAAGAAGTAGGATCATATCTCACATTAGAGAAAATGGAGACGATGATTCGGCCGTTTGCCATGCCAGCAGAAGACTTTCCTCCACCTTCAACCCCTGCAGGATTCTCCGGCTACTTCTCAAAAAGTGCAGCAGTACTAGAGCGCTTGGTGAATCTTTGGCCTTTCCATAAGCATGATAAACATGCTAGTGCTAATGGAAAGTAG